CAACCGTTTGCACCGATAGGAGGTCCAACTCTATCAATTCAATTGATGGAACCGTTGGTGCTTTGTGTTCATCAACCGCCATAGTTAACGTTCAAGTGTCTCAAATCGTCTCAATTTTGGAAGCCCAGAAATGAGGATATATTTGAAAATATTTTAAGTGATTGTAATTATATCAGTTTTAAACTTATGGCAGTTTATGTGGTTTTGGTATGGAATTTGATTTAACGTTTGGCAGCAATTGAAGATGGGTTCTGGGATAAACCCACCATATCTCCCAATTATTGTAAACCATTAGGTATTTTTATTTTCTAATTGAAATAAATATAATTTTGTACTACTTTGCAAGACTCTTTGAATTTCGACGTGTGGCAGGTCGGAATTTTCAAGCGAATTGTTGATTGCGCCTAATTCTGAAAACCGATGATCATCATATCCAACATCACGAAAGGATGTTCTCATGTCGCAGCCGAAAGTTAAAATGTATTCCTTGAGCACCTGCAGCCACTGCAAAGCCACTAAAAAGTTTCTGGGCGAATGCACCATAAAATATGAATTTGTCGATGTGGATAAGCTTGAGGGTGATGAGCGCAAGGCCATTATCGAGGATGTTAAAAAATTTAATCCACGCTGCTCGTTTCCGACCATCATCATCGGCGAAACCGTTGTTGTGGGTTACAAAGAAAAAGAAATTAAGGAGGCTCTGGGAATGTGATGACACCACAGGAACTTTATGATCGAATGAAAAAAGTACAGGAAGCCAAAGGCTATTTTTTTAACAAGGACAAGGAGCGGACCTTTGAGTTGCTCGAAGCATTGATCGCCAACAAGGAAAATTACGGCTACATGGGATGTCCCTGCCGCTTGCTTTCGGGCGACAAGGAATTGGACCGCGATATTTTTTGCCCCTGTGTTTACAGCGTGCCGGATATCGAAGAGTTCGGCAGTTGTTACTGCAACCTTTACGTTTCCCAGGACTGGAACGACGGCAAAATAGCGCATGAATATGTACCCGAACGCCGCCCGCCGGAAAAAATGCCATACTGATGATGCATATTGGCTAAGCTTTCAGCCCCTGTCCGGTGAACCTCAACCGGTCAGGGGCTTTTTGTTGGCGGACAGGTCGCGTCGAACCAAACCAACGCCTTTCACTGAATCAGCCCCAATCCGCTCATTTTATTCTATTTCCCTCTTGACAATTTGGATTACAAAATCCATTTTAAAAGATAAACGAATGATTTTAGATCAATTCCTTTGTGGGGAAGAAAAAGAAGAGGTGATGTATGGAAGATGAATGCAAACCAATGTTAAATACGGGATTGCGAGGCGTCGTCATTGCCGATACGCGCATCAGCGACGTCCAGGGCGCTGCCGGAAAATTAATTTACCGTGGCTATCTGATTCAGGATCTGGCCAATAATGTCTCTTTTGAAGAAACGGCCTTTCTATTGCTTTTTGAAAAACTGCCCAATGCATCTGAATTAAAGGCGTTTAAGGAGCAGCTGGCAGCAGAAAGAGACATACCGCCGGAAGTAATTGATGCGCTAAAAACACGGCCGAAAAACGCGCTGGTGATGGATATTTTGCAGGCCGGTGTTTCCCTGTTGGCCCATCATGATCCGGATATCACCGATCAAACACAGGAAGCAGCTGTGCGGATGGCCATTCGGCTGATCGCCAAATTTCCGACCCTGCTGGCTGCCTGGGATCGAATTCGCAACGATAAGGAACCCATAAAACCGTCTCCCAAGCTGGGTCATGCCGCCAATTTTCTTTATATGCTCAAAGGCGAGGAGCCGGATGAAGAAGTGGGCCGTTTTATGGATGTCTGCCTGGTGCTGCACGCTGAGCACTCTTTTAACGCGTCTACCTTTGCGGCCCGCGAGGTTGCTTCCACCCGGGCGCACATGTATGCCTCGGTCGGCGCTGCGGTTGGGTCGTTATCCGGAGAGCTTCATGGGGGCGCCAATATGCGGGTTATGGAAATGTTAAAAAAAATCGGTTCTCCGGACAAGGTTGAAGCTTATGTGAATGCACAATTTGACGCCGGCAAAGTAATATTCGGACTGGGGCATGCCGTCTATGACACTGATGATCCCCGGGCCCATATCATATCTGCCATGTCCAAACGGATGGGGGAGCGCATCGGGGAGACCAAATGGATTGAGATGTCTCAAATGTTAGAAAATACAGGAAAAACCGAATTTCGCAAGCGCAAAAACAAAGATATTTACGTAAATGTTGATTTTTATAGCGCTTCGCTTTATTATGCCATGGGAATTCCAATTGACCTGTTCACACCGGTATTTGCGATATCAAGAGTATCCGGCTGGACGGCTCATGTCATCGAAGAATATTTTGCCGGTGCCGCACCCAAACCCATGTTGTACCGCCCGGAATCAGAATATATCGGCGATTATTGCGGACCGGATGTCTGTGAATTGGAACCTCTCGAAGATAGAGGGTAATTTACTGCAGGAGGCCAAAACAGTTTGCAAAAACATCCCAACCAGCGGATGACGCGTCAGCGCCAGGTCATATTAGAAGAGCTTCGCAAAGTCAATACCCATCCGAGTGCGGATGAGGTTTATGAAATGGTTCGGAAACGGTTGCCGCGCATTAGCCTGGGCACAGTTTATCGCAACCTGGAAGTCCTGTCTGAATCCGGTGAAATCAGAAAGCTTGAACCCGGACCATTAAAACGTTTTGACGGCAATCCTTCCGAGCATTTCCATATTCGCTGTATCCGCTGC
Above is a genomic segment from Desulfobacterales bacterium containing:
- a CDS encoding glutaredoxin family protein; the protein is MSQPKVKMYSLSTCSHCKATKKFLGECTIKYEFVDVDKLEGDERKAIIEDVKKFNPRCSFPTIIIGETVVVGYKEKEIKEALGM
- a CDS encoding ferredoxin-thioredoxin reductase catalytic domain-containing protein, producing the protein MTPQELYDRMKKVQEAKGYFFNKDKERTFELLEALIANKENYGYMGCPCRLLSGDKELDRDIFCPCVYSVPDIEEFGSCYCNLYVSQDWNDGKIAHEYVPERRPPEKMPY
- a CDS encoding citrate/2-methylcitrate synthase → MEDECKPMLNTGLRGVVIADTRISDVQGAAGKLIYRGYLIQDLANNVSFEETAFLLLFEKLPNASELKAFKEQLAAERDIPPEVIDALKTRPKNALVMDILQAGVSLLAHHDPDITDQTQEAAVRMAIRLIAKFPTLLAAWDRIRNDKEPIKPSPKLGHAANFLYMLKGEEPDEEVGRFMDVCLVLHAEHSFNASTFAAREVASTRAHMYASVGAAVGSLSGELHGGANMRVMEMLKKIGSPDKVEAYVNAQFDAGKVIFGLGHAVYDTDDPRAHIISAMSKRMGERIGETKWIEMSQMLENTGKTEFRKRKNKDIYVNVDFYSASLYYAMGIPIDLFTPVFAISRVSGWTAHVIEEYFAGAAPKPMLYRPESEYIGDYCGPDVCELEPLEDRG
- a CDS encoding transcriptional repressor — translated: MQKHPNQRMTRQRQVILEELRKVNTHPSADEVYEMVRKRLPRISLGTVYRNLEVLSESGEIRKLEPGPLKRFDGNPSEHFHIRCIRCDRIADVPMPQDFDIDLADMTPTEYEILGHRLEFFGLCPYCSNSSKA